The DNA segment TGCCTCGGCCCATTCCGCGTCCCATCATGCCGGGACCCATCATGCCATTGGTCGGGAGATTCTGAGCAGCAGCCTTTTCATTGAGGGTGGTGATGCCCTCATTGATCTGCTTTGTCAGGCTGCGGACCTTCTTTGCATCAGGATTAGGACTGGCCATGATAGCGGCCAGTTCAGCGCGGTCTGCATCAATCTCTGCCCTCAGCTTGGCGGTGGAGTTCAGGAAGTCCTGATACGCCTTGTTGTTGGTGTCGAAGGATTGTGCATTGTATCCATTGCCATTCCAACCTCCGCAGTTGCCGTATCCCCATGCCATTGCATCGGTTGCGACGAAAGCGAGACCAACAGCCATAACCAGTGCCAAAGCGATAATGTTCTTCTTCATGATAATTTCTCCTATTGAGTGTTTTGTGAACAAGCTTTGCAATGACTAAGGCAAGACTGATGCCAAAGAATGAACAAACTCTACAAGTCGCACTTAATATTGGAGAAAAGTATTTTCCAGCGGAATCCGCCGCGTGATCTGGATTGAGAAGGTAGGCGTGAGTGCTTAAAAAGTGTACACATGAGGCATGCAGAGTGTCTAAATTTTAGCCAGGCTGTCTCGATCTGAAAAAGGAAAGCCGAATAATGAAGAAAAGAATCAACAATTTTTTGGGAAATATGTCGCCTTGGGCTGTTATCGGGATGAGCCTTATCCTTGTAATCGTGGTGCTCGTTTTGGCATTCATGAATTACAATCGCGAAAAACAATATATGGGACGGGTGCTCAGTGAGAAAGGCTCGGCCTTGATCAAAGCCTTTGAAGCAGGAACACGCACTGGAATGATGGGCATGCTCGGTGAGGGACCCAACCTGCAAGTGTTGATGCAAGAAATCGCGACCCAACCCGACATCCTCTACATTGCCGTGGTAGACTCCTCCGGAGAAATTCTGGCGCATAGTAATGAAGTTGAAATCGGTCAGCAGTTTATCTCCGAAAAGGATTTGACCGAGTTGGCTGTCACCAAGGATTCTCAGTGGCGTGTCGTAGATGAACCCGAAGGCACAAAGTCTTTCGAGGTGTTCAAGCGATTCCTTCCTGCTTTGGCACAGCGCACTCAGTCTGGCCTGCCTGCAGCAATGCAGCAAAGAAGAAGCCAGATGATGCAGCGTATGATGGGCAGACAGTCAGGAGGCATGTCCGATGATTGGTGCCAACCGGGCTGGATGAGTGGACTTAAACAGGACAGGATATTGGACCCAGCCGAACGACCTGCCATATTTATTGGTATGGACGTAGCTCCGTTCGAAGAGGCCATTGCCGAAGACGTTTCATTAACATTGACTATGTCAGGTATCCTGCTGCTCTTGGGCCTTGGTGGCGTGGTGTCTTTGTTCTGGATGCAAAGCCACACACGGTCCAAGAAGCTTTTGCAGGACTCTCAAGCGTTGACCGCAGAGATGGTAGCGAACATCCCAGAAGGTCTGGTTGTATGCGATCCTGATGGACGAATCACCTATGCAAACGACATTGCCCTTGCTCTGTTGGCACGTGATTATGATGATATCACACGGATTGTGGGACAACAGGCCAAAACCCTCTTGCCCGATGAACTCTGGGTGCTTCGCTCCTCAGTAAATACAGAGCAGCAGGTAGTTGAGAAAGAAATGGAGCTTGCGTTGAATGACGGACATAAGTTGCCTATAGCGGCGGTTGTAACTGATATCATCACCGAAGAGGGAGTCAATGTTGGCCAGTTATTTATGGTTCGCGACCTGAGTCAGGTCAAAGAACTCCAAGAAGAGGTTCGCAAAGCCGATAGAATGGCAGCTATTGGTCATCTTGCCGCAGGTGTTGCTCATGAGGTGCGCAACCCTCTGAGTTCCATCAAGGGCTATGCAACATACTTCGGCTCCCTTTTTGAT comes from the Pseudodesulfovibrio piezophilus C1TLV30 genome and includes:
- a CDS encoding zinc resistance-associated protein: MKKNIIALALVMAVGLAFVATDAMAWGYGNCGGWNGNGYNAQSFDTNNKAYQDFLNSTAKLRAEIDADRAELAAIMASPNPDAKKVRSLTKQINEGITTLNEKAAAQNLPTNGMMGPGMMGRGMGRGMMGRGMGPGMMGYNGYDNGYGYNCPRW
- a CDS encoding ATP-binding protein, which codes for MKKRINNFLGNMSPWAVIGMSLILVIVVLVLAFMNYNREKQYMGRVLSEKGSALIKAFEAGTRTGMMGMLGEGPNLQVLMQEIATQPDILYIAVVDSSGEILAHSNEVEIGQQFISEKDLTELAVTKDSQWRVVDEPEGTKSFEVFKRFLPALAQRTQSGLPAAMQQRRSQMMQRMMGRQSGGMSDDWCQPGWMSGLKQDRILDPAERPAIFIGMDVAPFEEAIAEDVSLTLTMSGILLLLGLGGVVSLFWMQSHTRSKKLLQDSQALTAEMVANIPEGLVVCDPDGRITYANDIALALLARDYDDITRIVGQQAKTLLPDELWVLRSSVNTEQQVVEKEMELALNDGHKLPIAAVVTDIITEEGVNVGQLFMVRDLSQVKELQEEVRKADRMAAIGHLAAGVAHEVRNPLSSIKGYATYFGSLFDEGSDNRKAAEVMTSEVDRLNRVISELLEMARPADVKLRDTDVSTLLESSLRLVKQEAESAGVSVSLETSKDIGDVILDPDRMTQAMINLYVNAIQAMPDGGTLAVDANRHGAFLQLTVSDTGAGLSDADVSRIFDPYFTTKQTGTGLGLAIVSKIVEAHSGEIKVEYTGPNGTAFTILIPIESKGTA